The following is a genomic window from Choloepus didactylus isolate mChoDid1 chromosome 5, mChoDid1.pri, whole genome shotgun sequence.
GTCTAGGAGAAAAGCAGTTCCTAGCTGAAGATCAATAAGCCTACTGATAATCATTACAAACATACATTTCTGACCATATTTTGGTTTACAAAGGTCTTTGCTCTTCATGATATTTAACTACCTTGTGAgacattctacagatgagaaatttGAGGTTCAGAGGTGATAGATGACTTGCCCAGTTTGTAACTGGTAGGTTATGACTGTCATTTGGGTCTTCGGTCTCTTGGGCCCCAAACCAAGCTGCCTCCCAGATGAAAACAGCAAAGCCTGCACATCTACATCTGTATCTATGACCCAGATATGGGCccagggggaagagggagaggttGAGGCCTAGAAGCTATCAGCATTCAAACATCAAAATTATGGAGTTAGACTCCACAATacagccaggcactgtgcaagttTCTCACAGtatgtggaggagacagacaggtgAGCAAAAACCAACACGTTGCTGAATTCCTGCGCTTTGTTGGCATCATTAGTAGCCTTTTCCAGTATAAACATTCTCAGACTTGCACTAGAGTTTCCATTGCTGGACCAAGGTGTTTGGTTCCTAAAATTAAGCAAGATAGTCTTTTCCTAAATTgcaggaaaacaaataaattaggACTCTAAGTTCCTTGTTTTAAGTATTTCCTCCATAAAATTTTCTTAAACCTTTTCTTAAACTATAGCTTCTTCTGGTAATGTTAACAGAAGACAACATGATAAATAAGTAGTAAACTAATATTAATGGAGGAACAGCTAAATGTGCTTAACTTGAGGACTTGTAAAAAGTCCTTGTGCTTAACATAGGCATGGTATTTTCCATAGTAAAATTATTTCTACTTCATATGATTGGTTTATATACACAGATGTCATATTGTCTTCTAAAGAGCATTGTACCCTCCCATCTGAACACAGTTGAGAATCATGTCCTAACCCAGTTTCCTAGAGCCTTTTTGTCTTGGTCTTCTTTCTTAAATCCTTGAACTTCTAGGACTGCTGCTCCACCTTCTCAACAGATAATATTTGACTTGCAAAAGATGATGGATTCTCTAAATATTACGTTTTTGTATCCCAGAATAAAAGATATTCTCAACCTTGTGCCTTCTTCATGCTTTGACCAAAAACTGTACATGTGCTTGCTACTTGACTAAAATAGTGTTTTCTGCTGCCTCGTGGTGGGTATGATGGAAGgcagagaaaatatatttgagtgTTGTTTTGTGATTGTTTCAAGGcctttgaagaaattaaaactgaataaagtattatttttttatagtttgtcatatatagaaaaagtttttaaatttgggaTGAATTAAGAGCCTGagtactatttttctttttcttacaatAACATTAATAGAGATGGGTTGTCTGTACTTGAAAAATCTCTGAATTCATCATTTATGAACATTAATAGTATAACAACCAACAAGTGCTATAGATTTCCCTGAAAAGGACTCAGTTCTTTTTGAATTGGACAGGAAGCAGTTGAGCAAAATGGACTTTCAGGGGCCTTTGTTCTTTCCCTATTTTCATTTGACTAATTTACTGGAGATGAGCCCATTTACATCTTATAATTTCCCATAGTGCCTGGTATATAGGACTAAGATcagtttgctttttcttatttaacactcattcaacaaatggtCATCGAACTTCTCCTGGGTACCAAGCTCTGAGCTGGTCACTGAATGCTAAGCACTAGTTAACACTTGCATTGCACTTAGTAGGTGTCAGACCTTTTCTAAACACTTTACATTACATTAACTAATTGAATGCTTAAAACGGCCCTGTGAGGTAGGcactattttcccattttacagatgtggaaaatgaggcacagagaagttatgGAGCTGCCTGAAGGTCCCTCAGCTACTAAGTTAAGAAGTGGGGATTAGAACTCAAGCAGTCTAGCTGAGTCTGTTCTCAAGCATTCTCCTGTCCTGTAGTGCTTCTCTCCCCTCACCTTTGTCTTTTATGAGCTTTCCTTACTTCGGCTGCATGCTAGTCTTGTGAGCATTTGAGTCtgaacttgtttttttttgtggctTAGTGATGGTTGATGAGTGCCATGATGTTTGCTATGTATTTGAGTACCTGACACAAAAAGTAATATTCAGTACatgtgtgttgaatgaataattgacAACCAAGAGAATTTTAGATATAATAAGggaatttgaaattatttgtgcTGTTCCTCTGACTAGCTGTGAAGAAAATGAGTCATGTCCCTGCATACTTTAAGGCTTTAGTCGCTACCTGACCCAGTCAGTGATAGACGAGTGTGCGTGTACACCTGTGCTCAGAGGTTAACCTCACAAGCAGTTATATATGTTTGTATAGTACATAGAAAACAAGGGACAGGATTTCTTTCCTTGCATTGACATTTCATCGTTTGTTGTATGGCTAATAGGTACCACCCCTTCCTCCTCTGCTCTCTTATTGCCCCCTCATGATTTGTTCTCTTGTGTGTTACCCCCTAGTCTGACTGACAGTGCTGCACAAGCCTGCCTGCCATGGGCTGTCGGGATGTCCACGCAGCCACAGTTCTCTCCTTCCTGTGTGGAATCGCCTCTGTGGCAGGACTCTTTGCAGGGACTCTGCTTCCCAACTGGAGAAAACTGAGGTTGATCACATTCAACAGAAATGAGAAGAACTTGACCGTTTACACAGGCCTGTGGGTGAAATGTGCCCGATACGACGGGAGCAGTGACTGCCTGATGTATGACACTACTTGGTACTCATCAGTTGACCAGCTGGACCTCCGGGTCCTCCAGTTTGCCCTGCCCCTCAGCATCCTGATCGCAATGGGTGCCCTGCTGCTCTGCTTGATTGGAATGTGTAACACGGCCTTCAGGTCTTCAGTGCCCAACATCAAACtggccaggtgtctggtcaacaGTGCAGGCTGCCACCTGGTGGCCGGGCTGCTGTTCTTTCTGGCAGGTAGTGTGAGCCTCTCCCCATCCGTCTGGGTCATCTTTTATAACACACATCTGAACAAGAAGTTCGAGCCAGTCTTTGCGTTTGACTATGCAGTGTATGTCACTATCGCTAGTGCTGGGGGTCTGTTTATGACTTCTCTTCTACTGTTTATTTGGTATTGTGCATGCAAATCTTTACCTTCTCCTTTCTGGCAGCCACTGTACTCCCATCCTCCCACTATGCATACCTATTCCCAGCCCTATTCAGCACGCTCCCGCCTTTCTGCCATTGAAATTGATATTCCAGTAGTTTCACATACCACCTGATGGGGAAATTAATTGTTAAAGAGAATTCTTCATGTAGCCTCATATTCCCCTTGTGCACCACCTATTGCAaggagctttctttttttttgacccagaatcattttcttttgttcctgACCTGTCAGTGAAGCCCAATGTATATGTCATGGTAGAATGAAGTGCTGCTAGTTTTTATGAAAagtacattattttaaatgtgaatcATTCCTTTTATCTTGCTTCTTACACTGGAAGGATTTTTAACCTCCATATTGATATTTGATCAGTTATTTAAGTAGAAAAGACCTATGTCTCAATTGAGGTGATTTAGTACAACATGGTAAAGTGAAAAAATGATGGCTAAGAGAAGCTGTTGTTTACAATCTTTATGAATATTTCAGAGtgtgtattgttttttttctgtaataaactAGGAAAAAAGCAATTTCAGATATAAGAAATTTCTTTCAGATAAGGGTTATATTTTAACAGTAGTCAGTCTACTAGTCTAAAGCTATAACTTTTCTTACTGTATTGTTAGGCTTAGGTATTTTGAAGATTACTTTCTTTTGTGAGTTCCTTATCTTCTACCTCATGccagtgtttaaaaataaaatgcattttaagtgATATCAGAGAGAatagtttaacattttaaatacctATTATGGATAACATCtaacatttaaaaagttgttGATTCTATAAATTGTGTTATTGAAGTTAAGACATGCTGTGTGATGGTTTGATGTTTTTTCTGAGGCAGAAAAACCTTTTTTCTAGATCCTATCCACAAAGCTGTATTCATGCCCACATATAATCTCTTATTGggtaagagaaggaaataaaggggTCCCCGtggtttattttcttctagccacGGTGGTAGGGGATCAGAGTCTGTTCCTCATTGACAGTACAACATCGGAGATTCACAGTACTGACTGTCCTTTGAGTGATGAATGATCTAAGATACAGCTTCACCATGACCACATCCACCCGATTCACTTCCTGCCACATCACTGATTATTTCATTGAGCACATATCTCTGCCCAGCATTTTAGTAGATGCCATAGATCCATGAAAAGTATGAGATCTAGTTATATCCAGTAAGAAATTTTAATCTGACAGAGAAGATCAAACTGTTACATGACAATCAGGGGACAGTCTGACTTCCTTGGGCAGCTGGTGTTAACTTCTCAGTCATTGATCCAGAATACATGTCAATCAGAGACATGGCTTTCTGGAAGTCAGGTTTGTTGTACAACACCAGCAATATCCCAGTCCCAGATAATTCAGTTTGCTTCAATTTATCGACTCTTTAGAGCACCTGTCATAGCCAAGATACTGTAATTGCATTCCATAGGATACATGAGAAGGGACGAAAGTGATAGAGAAATTAAAGTGTTCCCTTTCCTCTGAAAATATGGTGATGTACTGAGGACAGAcgaatttttaaatctcttctaatGGGGGAACAATTAGATTAAACCATGTTAACACTAAGGTGAAAGCTTAGAAGTTCAGGGATACTGGGTttttatcctttgaaatttgagcTGCTTTTTAAATTGGTGTAATTTGCTACATGTTAATACTTTGTTCATGAGGACTTTGTTCTGTTAACCACTACAGATTTTACAAAAAGCTAGTTGCATGACAAACAGATTATAATGCCACCTTTGCAAATTTGATTATAATTCTGGTacttgtgtatgtatgtatgtggtaaaattttgttttttaaattccgACTCTAGTTTATGTATATAGCAAATAAATCCAGTTGTATAGTTTTTAAATGCCACCAGTATAAAGCATGCAAagctatgtttttttttagttatacCTTCTGATTTCTTCTATTCTGATTCTTTGAACTTTTCTTAGATGTAGCTGAGTCTTGATCATTCCAAGGCAAAGGCAAGTGGAATTTTGAGAGTAAATTTTAGTTTTCCTCTTTCCTAATTAATTTCAGTCCCTGCTCTCACTGAACTTTTTCCAGAAAAGAACAATCCTTGTTCAttgtataaaaaaagaaaaatagacctCGCTATTAAGATACTGGACAGTTTTTAGTCCATGGGATCATAAATAGAAACATTAAGCTATTCCTTCAAAAACTTTTTGGCTTTATAATCTGTGAAAATTAGTATTTATTATGGATTCATGAGGCAAAAGAAACAGCTGTTTGCCttatcctcttttttcttttatatttttgatttggTATCAGTAGctagttattttttaaagccaCCAAAGGATAGCAAGTATTTACAATTCTTTTTAGTCACTTTTGAACTTTCATCAGGTTAATATGATGGGGgatactgttttttttgttgttgttgttgttaaaagcCTATTAATGTTAAAGGCCTTTTACAGAAGCTGACTTGGAAAACAACCTTAGATGCGGTATGATGCACCAAATTTGGCTTATCCAGccatggaagaaaaaaagaaacctgatTCAACTTTACTCGTAAATGTACACTATAAAGGATATATGTTTGCTGTAAACTGCAATGTAAAGCCTCAACTGCACTCTACttcttaatgtttattaaaagaTGTATTTTTACAAGTTTCTGTTTCTATTCTATCCTCACTTTCTATTCTATTCTCAGTGCTTTAATGTGAAATATTTTGAGAAGTGTTTCTTAAATGCATATAGATTGAAGAGACAGTATCACTGCTATTCCTCATGCCCAGGAGCAGGGGGTAGGCCACAAGAAAGggaaatgctgagataattttCTTCCGAGTGTTTAGAACCTCAGGTCAGGTTTGTTTTAAGTAAACATTCTAAACATCAGTGACCAAAGAATGGCATAAATTCATGTATGTTCAGCTTGtcagttccattttttttttcaaatcttcattttattgagatatagtcacataccacgcagtcatacaaaacaaatcgtacatttgattgttcacagtaccattacagagctgtacattcatcacctaaatcaatccctgacaccttcattagcatacacacaaaaataacaagaataataattaaagtgaaaaagagcaactgaagtaaaaaagaacactgggtgcctttgtttgtttccttcccccatttttctactcatccatccataaactagacaaaggggaatgtggtccttatggctttcccaatcccattgtcacccctcataagctacatttttatacaattggcttcgagattcatgggttctgggctgtagtttgatagttaacaggtatctatcaccagctatcccaattctttagaacctaaaaagggttgtctaaattgcgcataagagtgcccaccagagtgacctctcggctccttttggaatctctctgccactgaagcttatttcatttcctttcacatcccccttttggtcaagaagatgttctccgtcccacgatgccgggtctacattcctccccgggagtcatattccacgttgccagggagattcactctcttgggtgtctgatcccacgtaggggggagggcagtgatttcacctttcaagttggcttagctagagagagagggccacatctgagcaacaaagaggtattcgggaggaggctcttaggcacaattatcagttccatttttgctttttaatctcTCCTGATCTCACTCATCTtcattctcataaaaaaaaaaacaaacttaaaaacatGATGGAGTCTAAATTgtctccaaaatattttataaaatcactCTTTTAGAAGTGATTTTGAAGAGTCTGTGCCAGGTCTTCTGTCCTGGAAAACTCTAAAAGAAAGGTCCCTGTGGAAAAGATGTAAAGTCACAGAACCACAGGGCTCAATGGGATTTTAACAAATGAGCTCTTCT
Proteins encoded in this region:
- the CLDN12 gene encoding claudin-12, which gives rise to MGCRDVHAATVLSFLCGIASVAGLFAGTLLPNWRKLRLITFNRNEKNLTVYTGLWVKCARYDGSSDCLMYDTTWYSSVDQLDLRVLQFALPLSILIAMGALLLCLIGMCNTAFRSSVPNIKLARCLVNSAGCHLVAGLLFFLAGSVSLSPSVWVIFYNTHLNKKFEPVFAFDYAVYVTIASAGGLFMTSLLLFIWYCACKSLPSPFWQPLYSHPPTMHTYSQPYSARSRLSAIEIDIPVVSHTT